CTTTGGCGCGCATGCGTTTTGCGACCATACGCATACCCCCGCCTTTATTGGCAAAAAAATTTGCTTTCTCTTTATTTTCTTGTATTTGTTTTGCAAGCTGGGCGTTCTTTCTATTTTCTCTTTCAATACGAACGGAAATTTCTTTCACTACATCAAAATAATTACCGGAGTACTGCTCCACCTTGCGTGTGTGCACGTCAAGATATAACACGGCGTCCGTAAAAGTATTTAAAAAGTTTGCATCGTGAGAAATGACGATTACTGTTTTTTGATAATTAACAAGGAATTTAGTCAGATGCGCGATCCCCTCTTTGTCTAAATTATTAGTAGGCTCGTCCAGTAATAGCAAATCCGGATCTTGAATAAGCGCGGATGCAAGAAGCAAGCGCGCCTGCTGGCCGCCCGAAAAAGAATTTATAATTCTGTCGTGCCCTGCCTCTAAATGCACGATTTCTAATACCGCGTCAATTTTAGGGTCAATATCGTAAACTTTCTTGGTGAAACGTTTTTGAAAAAATTCGCTCACTGTAAGCTCAAGCTCATCGCGCGGGATAACTTGGCGCGCAAGAGCAGTTGTCAGGCCGCTCGCTATATTTATCTTGCCCGACTCCTGCTCCAGCGATTTTGTAATCAACTCAAATATGGTGCTCTTTCCAGCGCCATTTTGACCCATAAAAGTGCTTTTGGTACCGCGGCGAATTGAGAAATCGACCTCGTCTAAAATGGGCTTGTTATGCCCGTATTCAAAAGATACTTTTTCAAACGATATTATGCTGTCGGCTTTTGCCATAGAGAATATTAAGGTATCCAGCCGCTAGGCTGGATGATTTTGCTTCTATGTATATAAAAACGAGCAAAATCAGGTAAGAAAACCGCCCCGCAGATGCGGGGCGGTTTTCTCTTCGCGATCTAAAATAATTAGACGCGAGATACGTGTTCCGCGGCTGGGCCTTTCTCGCCCGATGTGTTGACTTCAAAAGTGACGGCATCGCCAACCTTTAATTCGTCAAACGTAACACCTTCCAATGCCGTAGAATGAAAGAAGAGGTCCTTTTCTTCGCCTTCGCGAGAAATGAATCCAAATCCTCTAGGATTAAGAGTTTTGATAGTTCCTTGCATGTGATTTGCTTTTTGCTTATATATTGTGAGAAGCTCGACGTAATTTCCCCAACTTTAATCATTATATACTATAATGGAGAATGAGGCAAGT
This is a stretch of genomic DNA from Candidatus Spechtbacteria bacterium. It encodes these proteins:
- a CDS encoding cold shock domain-containing protein, with translation MQGTIKTLNPRGFGFISREGEEKDLFFHSTALEGVTFDELKVGDAVTFEVNTSGEKGPAAEHVSRV
- a CDS encoding ABC-F family ATP-binding cassette domain-containing protein; its protein translation is MAKADSIISFEKVSFEYGHNKPILDEVDFSIRRGTKSTFMGQNGAGKSTIFELITKSLEQESGKINIASGLTTALARQVIPRDELELTVSEFFQKRFTKKVYDIDPKIDAVLEIVHLEAGHDRIINSFSGGQQARLLLASALIQDPDLLLLDEPTNNLDKEGIAHLTKFLVNYQKTVIVISHDANFLNTFTDAVLYLDVHTRKVEQYSGNYFDVVKEISVRIERENRKNAQLAKQIQENKEKANFFANKGGGMRMVAKRMRAKAEEMEGAKVDVRKEDKTIRPFTIPAQEGLVGEMVRISSFTVMRKGSKPAKRKTDISLRKGQHLLLRGPNGIGKSTLLEAIAKNSAEGLVIAEGVRIGYYRQDFSTLNFDDTVYESLMNAIGSHTGTGDEEHMRGVAAGFLITADAIRTKIGSLSEGQKGLVAFARLVLERPGLLILDEPTNHINFRHIPLIAEALDSYEGAMILVSHVPEFVAKIRIDEVLDLEK